gggccgaatggcctactcctgcacctaatttctatgtttctatgagatgtgcagtgaaatgaaaagtggcaatgctagcggattgtgcaaaaaaaaacaaaaaaaacaaacaacaaactacaaacagaatggaacagaatcacatattcttttacatattggaaaaaggaaaaaaacagtaattaaaaaaaaaaacagtagaatggtacagtaaagttagtccctggtgaggtaggagtttacagtcctaatggcctcagggaagaaactccttctcaacctctccattctcacagcatggcaacggaggcatttgcctaaccgcagcagctggaacagtccgttgcaaggggtggaaggggtctcccatgatcttattggctctggagttacaccttctgatgtataaatcctgcagaggggcgagtgaagttcccatagtgcgttcggccgaacgctctACTCTCTACAGAGCCTCAACCAGGGGAGAGCTCTAGCCTCCAGAGCTACAACCTTACTCCCAAACACCCTGAGGAACGGCAACTCCACACACCGACTTCCAGGCCCACCCAGAAGCAGCTACTCAACCAGGAAGTGAGGGAGATGCGCTGGCCAGCATGCTCCCGGGCCAACATCCATGCTACTGAAAACCAGCTGAATGAACCTAAAGCTAGACTCACCTACCTCAGGGAACTAAGAGACTCCCCATggtcctatcattcactgtgaagatcattATCCTGTTTTAGcttcccaaaatggaacacctcatatttatctgaattaaatccCATTAGCTATCCCTCAAAcacttgtccagctgatcaagatcccagtGTAATTATTGACAGCCTCCCAGACAGCCTTCATCCACTGCAATTTGCCTGCTGCTGCAAATGGTCCATGGCAGATGTTATCTCCCTGGCCTTACACTCAATCATGGAATGTCTGGGTAACAAAGACACCAACATTAGACTCCTACTTATTGACTGTAACTCCGCCTTTAATACCATCACACTAACCAaactcacctgcaaactaggaatCTCCCTTCTGCACTGCCTCCTTGACTTCCTGGCCCATAAGGTGTAATCAGTAAGGATGGGTAAGACACCCTCCATCATAATTTTCAACAACCTTTAACATGGCTGCGTTCTCCACTCCTTGCTGTACTCCCTAGATAGGCATGACTATCTGGCCAAATTCTACTGTAAGTATatttacaagtttgtaggtgTTTCAGTTTTCGTAggccagggcattgagtataagagtcaggaatctTGATGCGGCTCTATGGGGCTTTGGTtaagctgtatttggagtatcacatgcagttctagtcgccccattacaagaaggacaTACAGgctttgaaagggtgcagaggaggtctaGATTAGGGGTGATGCCTAGATTAGGGGTGattagggtcagggaggggttgGATGGGCTTGATTTGTTTACTCTGAATCACTGGAGCTTGTGAGGTGACGTGATtggattatataaaattatgagatagggtagacatcctaaccttttcccaggatggaaaaaaaaaatagagagcatagctgtaaggtgagagaagCAAAGTTTTTTCCAttgagggtgatgagtgcctggaacgtactgCTGGAGATGGCGGTTGTGCCAGATATGATTTGGCATTTGACAGACTTTTGGATAGaaatatgaatatgcagggaatgaagggatgtggATTAAGAGCAGGcttataagagttggtcttggcatcatgttcggcactgacattgtgggccaaagggcctgttcttgtgctgtactgtactatgcTCTGTGTTCTTTGACACACTATatgggggttgcacgtaaggtcaccaggtcatagggcttgacgcacggagctgctcaatccatctggaggacatcgcagcttccaTTATATGTTGTTAgtacacgaaacgcgtactttcctacctgttaaaaaccgccaaaatggtgaatttttcCGCTGTAAAGAATTGTGGAAGTCggttgggaattatcgcgtttgctcatgaCATTTCATCAATGCTAAGGCATTATGTATGTTTTTTCTTTATTCATTtaatatctaaaaagtttcaaaaGTGATACATCTAgctgtaaaatttttaaatcgcccatggttctgaagtggggttttacatgcaaaaagaaaacgcttctgaagctaaatttatcgttaaaaaaatctccagacttacgagtggtgtgaGGAAAAGTAACTTTTCTATCATTAtggtattgagatgtatattttggcaaataatgaaatgttctgacaggttaaacaccCACTTCCTTTCAAtgggatattgtcaatttgctgaggttgattatgtccaattatcagctaacaatgatgccattccttggcttgcatctgagtaaaaggTAATTCAAAACCTACGTatggtttgcgatttttttttttaatgatacattTTGCTTCCGatgcgttttctttttgtatgtaaaaacccacttgagaaccatgggcgattttaaaattttacagccagatttatcacttctgaaaatttttagatgccaaaggaattaaaaaaaacacaaattatgccttattgttgatgaaatgcagtgaacaaacgcaataattcccaatattttaaatcttgatatctgcatggccaatgttcgccaagcacttttgctgttgttgtcccttcagctctcgcttctatctaccgtcatttctcctcacttttgaaattctgaagtaggataaatgtctctcacgcttatcccgatttccataattatttacagtgcaaaaattgaccatttcggcggtttttaacgggcccgctacgctggaaacaatgttcAGTGCTTACCTgcggttcatcgcgtgtactccagttggcctagcgtagcaacagtatgggtcatgggtcgtgactcgactgccgtgcaacctccctatagtgGGCTGGATCCCAAACAAAAACAGGACGTTGTATAGGATGGGGATCGTGaatttagtaacatggtgtcaaaacAATAACCTATCCTCAATGCCAGCAAAACTAAAGATCTGCTCATCAATTTCAGGAAGCAAGATGGAGTACATGCCAACTGAAGCGGAGATAGTCGAGAGCTTCAAGTCCCTCGATGTAAGTAAAGCTTGGGTGCAACAAATAGGTGGCTGGACTTAACCACCCACAATGACTAACCCCACCCACGTACTTTACCCTGTACCCTCGAATGGATCTTGTAATAGGTCCATTGTTGACAACTTTTAATCATTTCATCTTTCCCtgacaaaaaaaacatttgataacAGTGTAAAACGTGAGAGAgaatcagctggtcagacagccacTGTGGCCAGAGAAACTATGTGAATGTTTGAGGTGGACAATCTTTAACCAGATCTggaacattaactttgtttctccccAAACACAGCTTACCttcaccattttattttaaaattattgctGATTTTCCGACAGGTGGAATATTTTGGCTTTTAAAAATAACTCTATTGCTATGATTGTTGTGAAATTTTGTTACATTTCCTCAGACCTCTCCTGGAGACCCAGGGGAAAAGAATTTGATATTGAACGATTTAGCCTGAACGATGTGCTTCCATTGCCATTCATTAAAACGTGACGTTCAGCGATCGCTGGTAAATCTGACGTGAATCTCTGAGCTGCCTTATTGGTACAAAACTCCGTTTCAAGAGAAAGTTTCGCACAACTTCAGGGGGGAGATTCTGGCCAAAAAAAAAGAGCTGAGATATAGAGCCGCTCGGAAAGGAGGCGCctggaaccaaagatcctatgctctgctataggatctttgcctggAACAAAGTTTCCAGTCCGACACTCCCTGATTTGCTCCCTCCCCTGCTAGCGTCACATACGCGTGGACTTTTATTTTGATGATCAACTTCCAATTGCAGCACAGaactgctgcaactctcagcacCGGGCAAGGCGCACTGAATCAAGGGCAAAGTGGCAAACTCGGCTGAGTTTGCGTGTCAGCGCTCAGCCTCGCTGCTCAAACACTATGCCGGGTGGAAGGTCCGGATCCGCGCCTTCACAGTGCAGCCCGGTCCCGGTTATCAGCGCTCACCCTAACTAAGGGCACTGGGCTCTCGGAAGCGGGGCGCCCGCCGTGGAGATGGATCGATCAGACACTTGCGATCCTTACAGGTGTCCCGCTCGCCGGACCCAGTGGATCGTCAGCGCCTTGGCTTATCACTACGGCCTGGACCGCGGGGTGGAAAATGAGATTATTGTGTTGGCCACGGGTCTGGATCAGTACCTGCAGGAGATCTTCCACCATTTGGATTGCGAGGGAGAGGGCAGGATCCCGAGAGAGGATTTCCAGACCCTGTGCGGGATCCTCGGGCTGGATGGCAACTCGGAAGCTGAAGAGTGCGCCGAGATCCTGGAGCAGGTCCCGCAGGAGCTGAATTTCAGGCAGTTTCACGCCAAGCTGTGCGGGCATTTCAGCACCAAAGCCGGCTGCCAGTACGAGACGGGGAGGCTACTGGTCGGGGAGGACAGCGAGCACATCGAGACCCAGATCCGGCTGAGGAGCCCCCTGCGGCGGCGCAAGAAAGCCCGAGGCACCGCTACCCTTGGAGCTCCTTCGGGCCAGTCGCGCAACAGGGCACCTTCAGCAGACAGGCAGCGAGCTGGCCCGTCTTGTGAACAGCGCCGAGCCTGCACCAAGGAGTGCTACGAGGACATCGTAGCCCTGGAAGCGGCCGAGGACAAGATTGCAAAGCTGGAGCAAGAGAACGAGAGCTTGAGGGAACTGGTTGAGGACATGAGAGCCGCCTTGCAGAGCAGCGACGCCCGCTCCCTGGCGCTCCAAGTGGGACTGTGGAAAAGCCACGCCAGCCACGAGTCCCAGAGCTGCTTCCTCGCCTGGTCCAGATCGGCCACTTGTCGAAGTGTCCGGAGCCGCGCCAGTCCCAACAACGGGCTGCAGAGCGTGCTGAAGGAAATCGAGCTGATCCGTAGCTCCAGGGACGGGCAGATCGAAGAGGCGTTCAGGTTCAaccaggagatggggagagagctgaGCAGGTCACAGGACGCGCTACTGAAACTGGAGGAGTGCAACGGCCACCTGAAGAaagagcagctgcagacgagGAAGCGAGTGGAAGAAGCGCGCCAGGCTTTGCTGGATAGTCTGGAGAAAGTGAAAGAACTGGAAACTAGTGCCAAACAAATCCCTCTCTTACAGAGAAACATTGTGCAACTGGAATCCGAACTGCAGTACTACAGGTAAGGAGGCGCCCAGTGCGGTTCCATCTTTAACGTCTCATTTAATGCATAAAAACTGTTTTCCATAACATTCACCAGTGGCCAATTTGACATAATCTGCAATTAGAAGGGCAGGCAGTCAATGTCAAAGTACATAACGTGAAATATGTTACTTTTGCACGAGTTTAAAAAGTTTTACTTTTGCATGGAAATTGTCCGATTTGGTGTTTTAAGTTGAAGATATGGATATGATTGTGTGAAAAAACAATTGAACCCTTTATACGATCACCCTCAGGCAAATCCACTTGCTACTTTTTAAAGATCTGACGCTTGGAAGGAAAGCGTGCTATATGCAATGTAAGCATGCTATGTCCGAACTATTATTTTGGATTTACTACCACCCATGTCCATCGGTGTCACTACAACACTCTCCACTACCACCTCCAACATACACGTGGAGCCCATAGACCTATAATATTTTGATAGGAAACATCTGTCCAGCAGCCACTGCCATATCCTTTCATTCCTCTGGCTCAGAAAGTAATACTCCAAAATTATTCTCTACTTTAGCCCTGAAGTCATTCCTTTTTCTAATTCACTGCCTCTATCCTTCTCTAAGCT
This Leucoraja erinacea ecotype New England chromosome 16, Leri_hhj_1, whole genome shotgun sequence DNA region includes the following protein-coding sequences:
- the efcc1 gene encoding EF-hand and coiled-coil domain-containing protein 1 isoform X2; protein product: MDRSDTCDPYRCPARRTQWIVSALAYHYGLDRGVENEIIVLATGLDQYLQEIFHHLDCEGEGRIPREDFQTLCGILGLDGNSEAEECAEILEQVPQELNFRQFHAKLCGHFSTKAGCQYETGRLLVGEDSEHIETQIRLRSPLRRRKKARGTATLGAPSGQSRNRAPSADRQRAGPSCEQRRACTKECYEDIVALEAAEDKIAKLEQENESLRELVEDMRAALQSSDARSLALQVGLWKSHASHESQSCFLAWSRSATCRSVRSRASPNNGLQSVLKEIELIRSSRDGQIEEAFRFNQEMGRELSRSQDALLKLEECNGHLKKEQLQTRKRVEEARQALLDSLEKVKELETSAKQIPLLQRNIVQLESELQYYRSEVMKFQFLQANPSEARSPHALYEWKGCLPVHQERRSLTGDTEASAYNVEEQLFRSVEGQAASDEEDEKWTEDQKTQVKELKKLLNRLCCCGNGCDDKTVRKLLSEFGNIQCDESNNAIWELVEKVAKLKEQLELKEYETQQMETDIDQLKGSLLCELQRKVDETELLQMELQMLETERVRLSLIEEKLMDVLQLLQQLRDLNVSRRSLGKILLSTLESCNNPQHGKAHILEVLNALYHELAACELLSDKSLEKAPSHQSLVNPLLISC
- the efcc1 gene encoding EF-hand and coiled-coil domain-containing protein 1 isoform X1, whose amino-acid sequence is MDRSDTCDPYRCPARRTQWIVSALAYHYGLDRGVENEIIVLATGLDQYLQEIFHHLDCEGEGRIPREDFQTLCGILGLDGNSEAEECAEILEQVPQELNFRQFHAKLCGHFSTKAGCQYETGRLLVGEDSEHIETQIRLRSPLRRRKKARGTATLGAPSGQSRNRAPSADRQRAGPSCEQRRACTKECYEDIVALEAAEDKIAKLEQENESLRELVEDMRAALQSSDARSLALQVGLWKSHASHESQSCFLAWSRSATCRSVRSRASPNNGLQSVLKEIELIRSSRDGQIEEAFRFNQEMGRELSRSQDALLKLEECNGHLKKEQLQTRKRVEEARQALLDSLEKVKELETSAKQIPLLQRNIVQLESELQYYRSEVMKFQFLQANPSEARSPHALYEWKGCLPVHQERRSLTGDTEASAYNVEEQLFRSVEGQAASDEEDEKWTEDQKTQVKELKKLLNRLCCCGNGCDDKTVRKLLSEFGNIQCDESNNAIWELVEKVAKLKEQLELKEYETQQMETDIDQLKGSLLCELQRKVDETELLQMELQMLETERVRLSLIEEKLMDVLQLLQQLRDLKKDRSFSLCRNEYATGLLKVTWKNVSRRSLGKILLSTLESCNNPQHGKAHILEVLNALYHELAACELLSDKSLEKAPSHQSLVNPLLISC